In Thermodesulfovibrionales bacterium, a genomic segment contains:
- the rny gene encoding ribonuclease Y, translating to MIDTGYLLISVAVGTVLGILLSLVYKRSIRNQRLTILKERDELVEEAKKRADAIKKEAALEAKDSVFQSKSEAEKEIRERRQELNQLDKRVRQKEEALERKFDQIEKREHELNKREKEHNSRERAIHDRETHYNQIIKEQLTALERISGTSAEEARQEILRRVEEETRFEAAKLAKRIEDETREIAEKKSKEIVSAAIQRYASDYVADGTVTAVNLPNDEMKGRIIGREGRNIRALEAATGVDLIVDDTPELVTLSAFDPVRREIARLSLEKLIADGRIHPTRIEEVVEKIKKDVDATIKEEGEKAIFDLGLSGIHPELVRLLGRLKYRTSYGQNMLQHSREVAYLSGMMAAELGVDIKLAKRGGLLHDVGKAIDHEIEGSHQEIGANVAKKHGENFKVVNAIQVHHGEGEPATVEAALVAAADALSAARPGVRRESIENYLKRLEKLEQMALSYKGVDKCYAIQAGREVRIIVKPEDVTDDMASVLSRDLSKKIESELTYPGQIKVTVIRESRFVEYAK from the coding sequence ATGATCGATACCGGATATCTACTCATCTCCGTCGCTGTCGGCACGGTTCTTGGTATTCTCTTGAGCCTCGTATACAAACGTTCTATCCGGAACCAGCGTCTGACAATCCTGAAAGAGCGGGATGAACTCGTCGAGGAAGCGAAAAAGAGAGCTGACGCAATAAAAAAGGAAGCGGCATTAGAGGCAAAGGACTCGGTATTCCAATCCAAATCAGAGGCTGAAAAGGAGATCAGGGAGAGGCGGCAGGAACTTAACCAGCTCGACAAGCGGGTCAGGCAGAAAGAAGAGGCCCTGGAGAGAAAGTTCGACCAGATCGAAAAGAGAGAACACGAGCTCAACAAGAGGGAGAAGGAACACAACTCGCGGGAGCGCGCGATCCACGACCGAGAGACCCATTACAATCAGATCATAAAGGAGCAGCTCACTGCCTTAGAAAGGATTTCCGGCACGAGTGCCGAGGAGGCGAGACAGGAGATCCTGAGGAGAGTGGAGGAAGAAACACGCTTTGAGGCAGCAAAACTCGCCAAACGGATCGAGGATGAAACGAGGGAGATCGCAGAAAAGAAATCCAAAGAGATTGTGAGCGCCGCAATCCAGCGGTATGCGAGCGACTATGTTGCCGATGGGACGGTGACCGCCGTGAACCTGCCAAACGACGAGATGAAGGGGAGAATCATCGGTCGCGAAGGCCGCAATATCAGGGCCCTCGAGGCTGCCACCGGTGTTGACCTCATTGTCGACGACACCCCGGAACTCGTAACGCTCTCCGCCTTCGACCCCGTAAGGAGGGAGATAGCCCGACTTTCGCTCGAAAAGTTGATTGCGGACGGCAGGATACATCCTACACGGATTGAGGAAGTCGTCGAGAAGATCAAGAAGGACGTCGACGCGACGATTAAAGAAGAGGGAGAAAAGGCGATCTTCGATCTCGGGCTTTCCGGGATCCACCCGGAACTCGTGAGACTTCTCGGAAGGCTGAAGTACCGTACATCGTACGGACAGAACATGCTCCAGCATTCGCGAGAAGTCGCCTATCTCTCCGGCATGATGGCTGCTGAACTCGGCGTCGATATAAAACTGGCCAAGCGCGGCGGACTCCTCCACGACGTCGGCAAGGCAATCGACCATGAGATTGAAGGATCCCATCAGGAAATCGGCGCGAATGTCGCAAAGAAACACGGTGAGAACTTCAAGGTCGTCAACGCCATTCAGGTTCACCATGGTGAGGGAGAGCCGGCCACGGTCGAGGCTGCCCTTGTTGCGGCTGCTGATGCGCTCTCCGCAGCGAGACCCGGCGTCAGGAGGGAGAGCATCGAGAACTATCTGAAGAGACTCGAGAAACTCGAACAGATGGCATTGTCATACAAAGGTGTCGACAAATGCTATGCCATTCAAGCCGGCAGGGAGGTCAGGATTATCGTAAAGCCGGAAGATGTCACGGATGATATGGCATCAGTGCTTTCGAGAGACCTCTCAAAAAAGATCGAGTCTGAATTGACCTACCCCGGACAGATCAAGGTGACGGTCATCAGGGAATCGAGATTTGTGGAGTATGCGAAATGA
- the amrB gene encoding AmmeMemoRadiSam system protein B: MRRRPAVAGQFYHGTSVKLNHQVQQYVDARNPAKQNALGILSPHAGLIYSGSVAGSVYSQILFPETFILIGPNHTGLGAHMALMDHGEWEIPTGVLNVDERLSRKILANVPMVSSDTQAHLFEHSLEVQLPFITYFSKETKIVPLTIMSATPEDCKLLGEGIAKSIREVPYPVVIVASSDMSHYLSDDTARRKDKMAIDRMVSLDPEGLYRTVKREEISMCGYLPATVMLHAVKSLGASVAKLIRYATSAEVSGDYDHVVGYAGIIIS, from the coding sequence ATGAGGAGGCGGCCAGCAGTAGCAGGGCAGTTTTACCACGGGACATCGGTCAAACTAAACCATCAGGTCCAGCAGTATGTTGATGCCCGGAACCCCGCCAAACAAAACGCTTTAGGAATACTCTCTCCTCACGCCGGTCTCATCTATTCAGGATCAGTAGCGGGTTCCGTCTATTCGCAGATCCTATTCCCGGAGACCTTTATCCTCATAGGACCGAATCATACGGGACTTGGCGCTCACATGGCCCTCATGGACCATGGTGAGTGGGAGATTCCTACCGGTGTGCTGAACGTCGATGAAAGGCTTTCACGGAAGATCCTGGCGAATGTGCCGATGGTCTCGAGCGACACACAAGCCCATCTCTTTGAGCATTCCCTCGAAGTGCAGTTGCCTTTCATCACGTATTTTTCGAAGGAAACAAAGATCGTGCCGTTGACGATCATGTCCGCCACGCCCGAAGACTGCAAGCTCCTTGGTGAGGGGATCGCAAAATCGATTCGTGAGGTCCCCTACCCTGTCGTGATCGTCGCAAGTTCGGATATGAGTCACTACTTGTCCGATGATACCGCCCGGAGGAAGGATAAAATGGCCATTGACAGGATGGTATCGCTCGACCCCGAAGGACTCTATAGGACGGTCAAGAGAGAAGAGATATCCATGTGCGGCTACCTGCCGGCAACGGTGATGCTCCATGCCGTGAAGAGTCTCGGCGCAAGCGTGGCGAAGCTCATTAGATACGCCACTTCTGCCGAAGTGAGCGGCGATTACGATCATGTTGTCGGGTATGCCGGCATCATTATTTCCTGA
- a CDS encoding CinA family protein, producing MESTDRDLVERIHASFKGSGLRLSVAESCTGGFISHLLTTLPGASLFFDSSVVSYSASSKVEILGIRKSLIRNHGAVSDEVARAMAVAIRKKRKTDYSLAITGNLGPEPMEDKKIGLVYIAVDREAETVSRGMLFDGEREEIKKKAALSALELLREVVEVWG from the coding sequence ATGGAAAGCACTGACAGAGACTTAGTAGAAAGGATCCATGCTAGTTTCAAAGGTTCCGGACTGCGGCTGAGCGTCGCCGAGTCCTGTACGGGAGGGTTTATCAGCCATCTCTTGACAACCCTTCCCGGCGCGTCACTCTTCTTCGACTCCTCCGTTGTCAGTTACTCCGCCTCGTCGAAGGTCGAGATTCTCGGAATAAGAAAATCCTTAATCAGGAACCACGGGGCCGTCAGTGATGAAGTGGCGCGGGCCATGGCCGTGGCTATTCGGAAAAAGAGAAAAACCGACTATTCCCTCGCGATAACCGGTAACCTTGGACCCGAGCCGATGGAAGACAAGAAAATCGGTCTCGTCTATATCGCTGTCGATCGCGAAGCTGAGACCGTTTCGAGGGGGATGTTATTCGACGGAGAAAGAGAAGAGATTAAGAAGAAGGCCGCTCTGTCTGCGCTCGAACTCCTCAGGGAGGTTGTTGAGGTATGGGGATAA
- a CDS encoding OsmC family protein encodes MEARVKYIDGLQFVGEASSGHAIVMDGDTTFGGRNTAVRPTELLLIGLGGCSGMDVISLLKKKRQEVKGLEIFLKGTKAESHPQKFTQISLEFVVTGRDLSEEAVKRSIDLSMEKYCSVKATIDASVEIAVSYRIVEG; translated from the coding sequence ATGGAAGCGAGGGTAAAATACATTGACGGCCTTCAGTTTGTCGGCGAGGCCTCATCCGGGCATGCCATAGTCATGGACGGCGATACGACCTTTGGTGGAAGGAATACGGCGGTCAGACCGACTGAACTCCTCCTCATCGGACTCGGTGGCTGCTCCGGCATGGATGTCATCTCTCTTCTGAAGAAGAAAAGACAGGAAGTGAAAGGGCTCGAAATCTTCTTGAAGGGCACTAAAGCTGAGAGCCATCCCCAGAAGTTCACCCAAATCAGCCTCGAATTCGTCGTTACCGGCCGGGACCTTTCGGAAGAGGCGGTGAAAAGGTCCATTGACCTCTCGATGGAAAAATACTGTTCTGTCAAGGCGACGATCGATGCTTCGGTGGAGATCGCCGTCAGCTATAGGATCGTCGAAGGATAG
- the thpR gene encoding RNA 2',3'-cyclic phosphodiesterase, which yields MGIRCFIAIPLDAVIRKEISSFIDYLGKSGADVKWVRAENLHITLKFLGDTEEYLLPDIKEKLSNISSLHKPFTVHLSGTGLFPDRRKPRVVWIDFGGGQELSKLQETVEENLASLGYNKEKRRFSPHLTVGRVRSSRNLDSLLRGMEEQRDKDFGNIEVASFLLMKSDLKPGGAEYAAIAEFNLKKEEK from the coding sequence ATGGGGATAAGATGTTTTATCGCCATTCCCCTTGATGCCGTCATTAGGAAAGAGATCTCTTCTTTTATTGATTATCTCGGGAAGAGCGGTGCAGATGTGAAATGGGTTCGTGCGGAGAATCTTCACATTACCTTAAAATTCCTGGGAGATACGGAGGAATATCTCCTCCCGGATATAAAAGAGAAGCTCTCGAATATATCCTCTCTCCATAAGCCTTTTACGGTTCACCTCTCAGGAACCGGTCTCTTTCCGGACAGGAGGAAGCCCCGTGTTGTCTGGATAGATTTTGGAGGCGGTCAGGAGCTTAGTAAACTTCAAGAAACTGTTGAGGAAAATCTAGCAAGTCTCGGTTATAATAAAGAAAAGAGGCGTTTTTCTCCTCATCTGACGGTAGGAAGGGTCAGGTCTTCTAGGAACCTGGACTCCCTTCTCAGAGGAATGGAAGAGCAGAGAGATAAAGACTTTGGTAATATAGAAGTCGCGTCATTTCTTTTGATGAAAAGCGACCTGAAACCAGGCGGTGCGGAATATGCGGCGATCGCTGAATTTAACCTTAAGAAGGAGGAAAAATGA
- a CDS encoding TIGR00282 family metallophosphoesterase, with amino-acid sequence MKVLFIGDIVGKVGRNALKALLPSVVAKYKIDFVIANGENAAAGFGITETVAAEIFASGVHVITSGNHIWDKKESLPYLAKENRILRPLNYPPGVPGYGSVLYALERVKIAVINISGRVFMANIDCPFRTGLAEIERISSETNCIIVDFHAEATSEKIAFGYFVDGKVSAVLGTHTHVQTADEKILPGGTAYITDTGMTGPSVSVIGIEKEQIIERFLLQMPLRFETAKGAGILSAVALEIDEKTGRSQTIQRLQLTYP; translated from the coding sequence GTGAAGGTCCTCTTCATAGGCGATATCGTCGGTAAGGTCGGAAGGAATGCCCTTAAGGCCCTTCTTCCTTCGGTCGTGGCGAAATACAAGATTGACTTCGTCATCGCGAACGGCGAGAATGCCGCGGCAGGCTTCGGAATCACCGAAACCGTTGCCGCGGAAATCTTCGCGAGCGGCGTTCATGTTATCACGAGCGGGAATCACATATGGGATAAGAAGGAATCGCTGCCGTACCTTGCCAAAGAGAACAGGATCCTTCGACCGCTTAATTATCCCCCCGGGGTGCCCGGTTATGGGAGCGTCCTTTACGCACTCGAAAGGGTGAAAATTGCCGTGATCAATATTTCGGGGAGGGTATTCATGGCGAACATCGATTGTCCTTTCAGGACGGGCTTGGCAGAGATCGAGCGAATCAGTTCCGAGACGAACTGTATCATCGTAGATTTCCACGCAGAGGCGACATCGGAAAAGATCGCCTTCGGTTATTTTGTGGACGGAAAGGTGAGCGCTGTTCTCGGCACCCATACGCACGTGCAGACTGCCGATGAAAAGATACTCCCCGGCGGGACGGCGTATATTACCGACACGGGCATGACCGGGCCGTCGGTTTCAGTGATCGGAATAGAGAAGGAGCAGATCATCGAGAGATTTCTCCTCCAGATGCCCCTGAGGTTCGAAACCGCAAAAGGGGCGGGGATTCTTTCTGCGGTCGCTCTCGAAATAGACGAGAAAACGGGAAGGTCTCAGACCATACAGCGGCTACAACTGACATATCCGTAA
- a CDS encoding phosphatidylglycerophosphatase A: MRSLLKYVATLGFVGYLPAAPGTWGSLVAAILFALLKPDDVATVYLLIAALCIGTISAHHAEKVLNEKDSSHIVIDEFAGYIVSVLLLPARLPYYLSAFLLFRFFDILKPPALRRIERFPGGIAIMADDVLAGVYTNIVLQVWKALTET, encoded by the coding sequence TTGAGATCGCTCCTAAAATATGTCGCGACCTTAGGTTTTGTCGGCTACCTCCCCGCAGCGCCGGGTACCTGGGGTTCGCTCGTTGCTGCGATCCTCTTTGCGCTTTTGAAGCCTGACGATGTCGCGACGGTTTATCTCCTCATTGCCGCGCTCTGCATCGGCACCATCTCCGCCCATCATGCTGAAAAGGTTCTCAACGAGAAGGACAGCAGCCATATCGTCATAGACGAATTTGCAGGATACATCGTCTCTGTCCTCTTGCTCCCAGCCCGTCTGCCCTACTACCTCTCAGCCTTTCTTTTATTCAGGTTTTTCGATATACTAAAACCGCCTGCCCTCAGGAGAATAGAGCGGTTTCCCGGAGGGATCGCCATTATGGCAGATGACGTATTGGCAGGGGTTTATACAAACATCGTCTTACAGGTATGGAAAGCACTGACAGAGACTTAG